From Anopheles darlingi chromosome 2, idAnoDarlMG_H_01, whole genome shotgun sequence, the proteins below share one genomic window:
- the LOC125950998 gene encoding micronuclear linker histone polyprotein-like — protein sequence MSSISKIHFSSTTGVSLNDRFTVMAKMGDPGVAVRGGGAGGPPLQLGERSSARSNSLSRSSEANRQLVSQWDSQWRPHTALQSALQMKHASSIRSGRQRLQRSNVQAQLKRTLGAIPGGFQRMQRSNSFGDIATMNADRVEFQQRFRNKGNTIAARLGQARAAASRNVPRGRSRTRSVSRGRSASRTRSVSRNHQPSLSRSNSQTNLRRAGSRSNLSRSNSRNGLNTNAAGTGGIRQRLNRNKLTLAERIGTRNGAVAANTRGRSRSRSRVRGAAATAAAVQGQGTNSRSRSRKRAGSRVTARAGSVNSRLGTNRTAEPIGRVASGRIAKRSGSRRRRGVQPAAVAGNGGAAGTRTGRPLKRGPAKRKAAPANDKKAANGSAATAAAGGARRGRSRSRRANSRVRGRSASKGRGTQAAKQQKQPKSKEELDSELDQYMANTKSCLDREMDEYMNGISAH from the exons ATGAGTAGCATCAGCAAGATACACtttagcagcaccaccggggtGTCGCTAAATGATCGATTCACAGTCATGGCAAAGATGGGCGATCCGGGTGTTGCGGTTCGCGGTGGAGGAGCCGGTGGGCCACCTCTGCAGCTTGGAGAACGGTCCAGTGCCCGCTCGAATTCGCTGTCCCGATCATCGGAAGCAAATCGTCAGCTAGTTAGCCAGTGGGACTCACAGTGGCGTCCGCATACTGCGCTACAAAGTGCACTACAGATGAAACAT GCTTCCTCCATCCGTTCGGGGCGTCAAAGATTGCAGCGCAGTAACGTCCAGGCACAACTGAAACGTACTCTCGGTGCCATTCCGGGAGGATTTCAGCGTATGCAACGGTCCAATAGTTTCGGAGATATCGCTAC GATGAATGCTGATCGTGTCGAATTTCAGCAAAGATTCCGCAACAAAGGAAATACAATCGCCGCTCGCCTAGGGCAAGCCCGTGCGGCCGCTAGCCGCAATGTTCCCCGTGGTCGCTCTCGTACCCGTAGTGTGTCACGTGGTCGAAGTGCATCTCGTACTCGCAGCGTATCGCGCAATCATCAGCCATCGCTGAGCCGCTCAAACTCACAGACAAACCTCCGTCGAGCTGGATCGCGCAGCAACCTTTCGCGCTCCAACAGTCGTAATGGGCTCAACACGAACGCcgcaggaacaggaggaatACGTCAACGTTTGAATCGCAACAAATTGACATTGGCCGAACGCATTGGAACCCGCAATGGTGCGGTTGCAGCCAACACGCGAGGTCGTAGTCGTAGCCGTAGCCGTGTACGCGGTGCAGCGGCGACCGCAGCCGCTGTACAAGGACAAGGCACCAATAGCCGCTCACGATCGCGCAAACGAGCTGGTTCACGAGTGACTGCACGCGCCGGTAGCGTCAACAGCCGGCTCGGTACAAACCGTACCGCCGAACCGATAGGTCGCGTAGCGAGTGGTCGCATTGCCAAGCGAAGCGGTAGTCGTCGACGCCGTGGCGTACAgccggcagcggtggcaggCAATGGTGGTGCCGCAGGAACGCGCACTGGACGCCCGCTGAAGAG AGGACCAGCGAAAAGAAAGGCGGCGCCCGCTAATGATAAAAAGGCAGCAAATGgctcagcagcaacggcggccgCCGGTGGAGCTAGACGAGGACGTTCCCGATCGCGCCGTGCAAATTCACGTGTTCGCGGACGTAGTG CATCGAAGGGCCGTGGTACGCAAGCAgccaagcagcagaagcaaccgaAGAGCAAGGAAGAGCTGGACAGCGAGCTGGACCAGTACATGGCAAACACAAAGTCCTGTCTCGATCGGGAAATGGACGAGTACATGAACGGTATTAGCGCTCATTGA
- the LOC125951002 gene encoding 26S proteasome non-ATPase regulatory subunit 11, with protein MAGAMLFDRAQAHDLNRQDMSKFARDLEVDENDEEQIRQKEQKILELGETYKREGKAKELADLIKVTRPFLSFLSKAKAAKLVRSLVDLFLDLEAETGIEVQLCKECIEWAKQEKRTFLRQSLEARLIALYFDTGMYTEALTLGSQLLKELKKLDDKNLLVEVQLLESKTYHALSNLPKARAALTSARTTANAIYCAPKVQATLDLQSGILHAADERDFKTAFSYFYEAFEGFDSVQSSKALTALKYMLLCKIMLGQSDDVNQIVSGKLAITYSGRDIDAMKAVAEASHKRSLADFQDALKQYKKELEDDVIVKAHLGTLYDTMLEQNLCRIIEPYSQCEVSFIAEQIALPIGQVEKKLSQMILDKKFSGILDQGIGVLIVFEETPVDKTYETALETIQHMGKVVDTLYQKAKKLT; from the exons ATGGCTGGCGCAATGCTCTTCGATCGCGCTCAGGCGCATGATCTGAATCGGCAGGATATGAGCAAGTTCGCGCGCGATCTCGAGGTGGACGAAAACGATGAGGAACAGATCCGACAGAAGGAACAGAAAATTCTCGAACTGGGAGAAACGTACAAGCGCGAGGGCAAGGCGAAGGAGCTGGCCGATTTGATTAAAGTGACGCGTCCGTTCCTGAGCTTCCTCAGCAAGGCCAAGGCCGCCAAGTTGGTGCGCTCGCTGGTCGACTTGTTCCTCGATCTCGAAGCGGAAACCGGCATCGAGGTTCAGCTGTGCAAGGAGTGCATCGAATGGGCTAAGCAGGAGAAGCGCACCTTCCTCCGGCAGTCGCTTGAGGCGCGCCTGATTGCGCTGTACTTCGACACCGGCATGTACACGGAGGCACTAACGCTCGGCAGCCAGCTGTTGAAGGAGTTGAAGAAGCTCGATGACAAAAATCTCCTCGTGGAAGTCCAGCTGCTAGAAAGCAAAACCTATCACGCCCTTAGCAATCTGCCGAAG GCTCGTGCGGCCCTCACATCCGCTCGTACAACAGCAAATGCGATCTACTGCGCTCCGAAGGTTCAGGCGACGCTTGATCTGCAATCCGGCATCTTGCATGCAGCCGACGAGCGTGACTTTAAGACCGCTTTCTCGTACTTCTATGAAGCCTTTGAGGGGTTCGACTCGGTACAGAGCAGCAAGGCGCTTACCGCACTCAAGTACATGCTGCTGTGCAAGATCATGCTCGGACAGTCGGACGATGTAAATCAAATTGTTAGCGGCAAATTG GCCATTACCTACTCTGGACGCGATATAGATGCAATGAAGGCGGTAGCCGAGGCGTCGCACAAACGTTCATTGGCCGACTTCCAGGATGCGCTCAAACAGTATAAGAAGGAGCTGGAGGACGATGTCATTGTAAAGGCTCATTTGGGCACGCTCTACGATACAATGCTGGAGCAGAACCTGTGCCGCATCATCGAACCGTACTCACAGTGCGAGGTGAGCTTCATTGCCGAGCAGATTGCCCTTCCGATCGGCCAGGTTGAGAAGAAACTTTCACAGATGATTCTGGACAAGAAGTTTAGCGGCATTCTTGACCAGGGCATTGGCGTTCTGATCGTGTTCGAGGAAACGCCGGTCGATAAAACCTATGAGACTGCACTCGAGACGATACAGCACATGGGCAAGGTCGTCGATACGCTCTACCAGAAGGCGAAGAAGCTAACGTAA